A window of Paenibacillus antri genomic DNA:
GTACGACCGGGGCGTCGCCGAGGCGGAGCAGGCGATCGAGATGGCCGGCGAGCTCGGCATTCCGGAGGGCGTGGCCATATTCGCCGACGTCGAGCCGACGTATCCCGTCGACGCCGAGTTTATCCGCGGCTGGACCGAGACGATGCTCGACTCGCCGTACGTGCCGGGCATGTACGCCGTCTTCGTCGAAGCGAGCGAGAGCAAGGCGCTGTCCTCGTACCTCGCGTTCGCATGGCAGCATCAAGCGTTGGCCTCGCAGTTAGCCGTATGGACCAGCGACGTCGACGTCGGCGTCACGACGAAAGCCAATGCGCCGACTGCCTACGAGCCGGAGGCCGAAGCGGTCACCACCGTCGACATCTGGCAGTACGGCATCGACGCCGAGACGTGTAACATCGACACGAACCTGATGCGATCGGACTTCCTGAAATACTTGTGGTAATCATCAAGCCGCTTCCCGCGGGCCTTTCGGCAGGCGGGATTTTTTGTTCCGGAATCGGGTCGCGTCCTGGGTCCTCTATTGCGGCTTCTTTCTAAGGTGATTCCCTTACCTCAGGCCGTGCTGGATCCTGAGCAAGTGGAATCAGATTAGAAAGAGAGTTGGCGGAGGGGGGAGCTCCCGGTCTCTATTGAAGATCTTTTCTAAACTGATTTCCTTACCTCAGGCTAGGGCGGGTCCTGAGTAAGGGGAATCAGATTTGAAAGAGAGTTGGCGGAAGGGGGGGGAGCCTCCTTACCTCAGGCTAGGGCGAATCCTGAGCAAGGGAAATCAGATTAGAAAGAGGTTGGAGAGGAGAGGAGCCCTGGAACTCTACTATGTTAAGGTTTCAAGTTTCGTAAGAAAGGGGGCGTCTG
This region includes:
- a CDS encoding glycoside hydrolase domain-containing protein; the protein is MIGNRKLWACLVVLLLAALFVACSRPAVTEPAPTQPPQETPAAPESPESPESIDTVWGIDTASLVDDGLYACVRDSFGEPAFVGRYLETKEGVSYGIAPEEVKLLHGQGIKILPIYNHFTDATAYDRGVAEAEQAIEMAGELGIPEGVAIFADVEPTYPVDAEFIRGWTETMLDSPYVPGMYAVFVEASESKALSSYLAFAWQHQALASQLAVWTSDVDVGVTTKANAPTAYEPEAEAVTTVDIWQYGIDAETCNIDTNLMRSDFLKYLW